A genomic window from Gossypium hirsutum isolate 1008001.06 chromosome D12, Gossypium_hirsutum_v2.1, whole genome shotgun sequence includes:
- the LOC107946680 gene encoding ABC transporter B family member 2: MTPYGSFNQDIDEDDTKKKEGKKKKDPKVPLLKLFSFADIYDYVLMGLGSIGACVHGASVPVFFIFFGKLINVAGMAYLFPKEASHKVAKYSLDFVYLSVAILFSSWIEVACWMHTGERQAAKMRMAYLKSMLNQDISLFDTEASTGQVISAITSDIILVQDALSEKVGNFMHYISRFIVGFCIGFARVWQISLVTLSIVPLIAIAGGLYAYVATGLIARVRNSYVKAGEIAEEVIGNVRTVQAFAGEERAVKSYKEALMNTYKYGRRAGLAKGLGLGSMHCVLFVSWALLVWFTSIVVHKNIADGGDSFTTMLNVVISGLSLGLAAPDISAFIRARVAAYPIFEMIERNTVSKTSSKTGHKLGKVEGHIEFKDVSFNYPSRPDVVIFNRFSLNIPAGKIVALVGGSGSGKSTAISLIERFYEPLAGEILLDGNNVRDLDLKWLRQQIGLVNQEPALFATTIRENILYGKYDATLGEITRAAKLSGAITFINNLPDRFETQVGERGIQLSGGQKQRIAISRAIVKNPSILLLDEATSALDAESEKSVQEALDRVMVGRTTVVVAHRLSTIRNADVIAVVQSGKIVETGSHDELISNPNSAYSSLVQLQETSSLQRYPSQSPAMSTPRSLSYSRELSRTRTTFGASFRSDKDSVFSRLGAEGIDTGKPVSPRRLYSMIGPDWYYGVFGTIAALIAGAQMPLFALGVSQALVAYYMDWETTCNEVKKIATLFCCAAVITVIVHAIEHLCFGIMGERLTLRVREVMFSAILRNEIGWFDDPNNASSMLASHLESDATFLKGVVVDRTSILIQNLGLVVAAFIIAFILSWRITLVILATFPLIISGHISEKLFMQGFGGDLSKAYLKANMLAGEAVSNIRTVAAFCAEEKIFDLYSRELVEPSKRSFNRGQIAGIFYGISQFFIFSSYGLALWYGSVLMGKELASFKSVMKSFMVLIITALAMGETLALIPDLLKGNQMVASVFEIMDRKTQVVGDVGEEVTNVEGTIELRGVHFSYPSRPDVVIFKDFDLKVRSGKSMALVGQSGSGKSSVLVLILRFYDPTAGKVMIDGRDIRKLKLKSLRKHIGLVQQEPALFATSIYENILYGKEGASESEIIEAAKLANAHGFISSLPEGYSTKVGERGVQLSGGQKQRIAIARAVLKNPEILLLDEATSALDVESERVVQQALDRLMRNRTTVMVAHRLATIKNADQISVIQGGRIIEKGSHSSLIENKEGPYFKLINLQQQQHSS; this comes from the exons ATGACACCTTATGGTTCATTTAACCAAGATATTGATGAGGATGACACaaagaagaaagaaggaaagaagaagaaggatCCTAAAGTTCCATTGTTGAAGTTGTTTTCATTTGCAGACATTTACGACTATGTGCTAATGGGTTTGGGTTCCATTGGTGCATGCGTGCATGGTGCATCGGTTCCtgttttcttcatcttcttcggGAAATTGATAAACGTTGCTGGAATGGCTTATCTCTTCCCTAAAGAAGCTTCTCACAAAGTTGCAAAG TACTCATTGGATTTTGTATATCTCAGCGTGGCTATTTTATTTTCCTCATGGATAG agGTGGCTTGTTGGATGCATACTGGAGAGCGACAGGCAGCAAAAATGAGGATGGCATATCTCAAGTCTATGCTAAATCAAGACATAAGCTTATTTGATACTGAAGCTTCAACAGGACAAGTCATTTCCGCCATTACAAGTGACATTATTCTTGTTCAAGATGCTCTTTCTGAGAAG GTGGGGAATTTCATGCATTACATAAGCAGGTTTATAGTAGGTTTCTGCATTGGATTTGCGAGAGTATGGCAAATCAGTTTGGTAACACTGTCAATTGTCCCCTTGATTGCCATTGCCGGTGGGCTTTATGCTTACGTAGCCACGGGGCTTATTGCTAGAGTTCGAAACTCCTATGTCAAGGCCGGTGAAATTGCGGAAGAG GTGATCGGGAATGTTAGAACAGTCCAAGCATTTGCAGGGGAAGAAAGGGCCGTCAAATCATATAAAGAAGCATTGATGAACACATACAAGTATGGCAGAAGAGCTGGCTTAGCCAAGGGCCTCGGACTGGGCTCTATGCATTGCGTGCTTTTCGTTTCCTGGGCGTTGCTCGTTTGGTTCACCAGTATAGTTGTTCACAAAAACATTGCCGATGGTGGGGATTCTTTCACTACCATGCTTAATGTTGTCATCTCCGGCCT GTCACTAGGACTGGCAGCACCCGACATCTCAGCGTTTATTCGAGCAAGGGTGGCTGCGTATCCGATATTTGAGATGATAGAGAGGAATACAGTTAGCAAAACCAGCTCCAAAACAGGCCACAAACTAGGCAAAGTGGAGGGTCACATTGAATTCAAGGACGTGTCATTCAATTACCCGTCTCGCCCAGATGTAGTAATCTTCAATAGGTTCAGCCTCAACATACCTGCTGGCAAGATTGTAGCTCTTGTGGGAGGAAGTGGCTCTGGGAAGAGCACGGCCATATCATTGATTGAAAGATTTTATGAGCCTCTTGCAGGGGAAATTTTGTTGGATGGGAATAATGTTAGGGACCTTGATCTCAAATGGCTTAGACAACAAATTGGTTTGGTTAATCAGGAGCCAGCACTTTTCGCAACAACGATTAGGGAGAATATCCTTTACGGGAAATATGATGCTACTCTCGGAGAGATAACACGTGCTGCGAAACTTTCAGGGGCCATTACGTTTATTAATAATCTCCCTGATAGATTTGAGACTCAG GTTGGTGAAAGAGGAATACAACTATCAGGTGGACAGAAGCAAAGAATTGCGATATCTCGAGCAATAGTGAAGAATCCATCTATCCTTTTACTTGATGAAGCAACAAGTGCACTTGATGCGGAATCTGAGAAGAGTGTGCAGGAGGCACTTGACCGTGTGATGGTGGGACGAACCACAGTCGTCGTGGCTCATCGACTTTCTACTATTAGGAATGCAGACGTGATAGCTGTTGTTCAAAGTGGGAAGATAGTAGAAACTGGCAGCCATGATGAGCTCATTTCAAATCCTAACAGTGCCTACTCTTCACTCGTTCAGCTTCAAGAGACATCATCACTTCAACGATACCCCTCGCAGAGTCCTGCAATGAGTACACCACGCAG CTTGAGTTATTCACGAGAATTATCCCGAACAAGGACAACTTTTGGTGCAAGTTTTCGTTCCGACAAGGATTCCGTATTTAGCCGTTTAGGTGCCGAAGGAATAGATACAGGGAAGCCTGTTTCACCAAGAAGACTATATTCTATGATAGGACCTGACTGGTATTATGGGGTCTTTGGAACCATTGCTGCATTAATTGCTGGAGCTCAGATGCCTCTCTTTGCTCTAGGGGTTTCTCAAGCTCTTGTAGCCTATTACATGGACTGGGAAACAACATGCAATGAAGTGAAGAAGATTGCCACCCTATTTTGCTGTGCTGCAGTTATAACTGTCATTGTTCATGCAATTGAGCACCTATGTTTCGGTATTATGGGAGAGCGACTCACTCTCCGTGTGCGTGAAGTGATGTTTTCTG CCATTTTGAGGAACGAAATTGGATGGTTTGACGACCCAAACAACGCAAGTTCCATGCTAGCATCGCATCTAGAGAGTGATGCAACATTTCTAAAAGGTGTAGTTGTCGATCGGACATCAATTCTCATCCAGAATCTAGGCTTGGTCGTTGCTGCCTTCATTATTGCATTCATCTTAAGCTGGAGAATCACACTTGTTATCTTGGCCACTTTCCCATTGATCATAAGTGGTCACATTAGCGAG AAACTATTCATGCAAGGCTTTGGAGGTGACTTGAGCAAAGCATATCTAAAAGCAAACATGCTCGCTGGTGAGGCTGTCAGCAATATTAGAACTGTTGCTGCATTTTGTGCTGAGGAGAAGATCTTTGATCTTTATTCCCGTGAGCTGGTAGAGCCTTCAAAGCGTTCGTTCAACCGTGGTCAAATTGCAGGGATATTCTACGGCATTTCCCAGTTCTTCATCTTCTCATCTTATGGCCTTGCCTTATG GTATGGTTCTGTTTTAATGGGGAAGGAGCTAGCTAGCTTTAAATCCGTCATGAAATCATTTATGGTTTTGATTATAACGGCATTAGCCATGGGAGAAACTCTGGCATTGATTCCAGACCTTTTAAAAGGGAACCAAATGGTGGCATCCGTGTTCGAGATTATGGACCGAAAGACTCAAGTTGTTGGGGATGTTGGAGAAGAAGTAACAAATGTGGAAGGTACAATTGAGCTAAGGGGTGTCCACTTTAGTTATCCATCAAGGCCAGACGTAGTCATTTTCAAGGACTTTGATCTAAAAGTGCGTTCAGGCAAGAGTATGGCACTGGTGGGGCAAAGCGGATCCGGTAAAAGTTCGGTTCTTGTTCTTATACTTCGATTTTATGATCCAACAGCTGGGAAAGTGATGATTGATG GCAGAGATATCAGGAAACTGAAGCTGAAATCCCTTCGGAAACACATTGGTCTAGTGCAACAAGAACCAGCTCTTTTTGCCACATCCATTTATGAAAACATCCTTTATGGCAAAGAAGGAGCTTCAGAATCAGAAATAATAGAAGCAGCAAAGCTTGCCAATGCCCATGGTTTCATAAGTTCCCTCCCTGAGGGTTACTCAACAAAAGTTGGGGAACGAGGAGTGCAACTCTCGGGTGGTCAGAAACAGAGAATAGCCATTGCTCGAGCTGTTCTGAAGAACCCAGAAATCTTGCTGCTTGATGAAGCCACCAGTGCTCTAGACGTGGAGTCAGAGCGTGTGGTGCAACAAGCTCTCGACAGGTTAATGAGGAACCGAACAACAGTTATGGTGGCACATAGGCTGGCAACTATTAAAAATGCAGATCAAATCTCGGTTATACAAGGAGGAAGAATAATAGAGAAAGGGAGTCATTCTAGTCTCATAGAAAACAAAGAGGGGCCGTATTTTAAGTTAATCAACCTTCAGCAGCAACAGCATAGCAGCTAG
- the LOC107946681 gene encoding nucleolar protein 12, with translation MGKKKSKEPVTVAGPDTVSSQSDIFKTIFGDITEPNAAASSLFSDDNPFKRKPEETVKNPEKVYSLDSDMVELKHRKRKEKEKAENLTLGSSEEATETQKSKKGRNSENLNLGSLDSNVESSGLDAKGKKRKRDEVEKEYEERKYGTVAVASDAEEEVVVGQKRKKPEDVGVVALVPKEGFDDDSKLMRTVFVGNLPIKAKKKVLLKEFSKFGEIESVRIRSVPLNDTKKPRKGAIMLKQINENADSVHAYIVFKTEQSAEASLANNMAVIAENHIRVDRACPPRKKLKAENAPLYDNRRTVFVGNLPFDVKDEEIYQLFCGINNLGSSIEAVRVIRDPQFGVGKGIAYVLFKTREAANVVVKKRTLKLRDRELRLSHAKSDATSSKRKNQSSSGTDSTPAKKFAIDSRTPSTTGNKSNTKASLSYQGLRASKSGFEKKVSSRGTISPVKMKFKAQRMDKPKERLTKRPAVAARKAKAKVHKDGSVPKQTGVKRKLDSFSPASGSHKTKKGKMFR, from the exons ATGGGAAAGAAGAAATCTAAAGAACCAGTAACGGTGGCCGGACCAGATACCGTTTCATCTCAATCTGATATCTTCAAAACCATCTTCGGTGACATTACTGAGCCAAATGCCGCTGCTTCTTCTCTTTTTTCCGATGACAATCCATTCAAAAGAAAACCCGAAGAAACCGTGAAAAACCCTGAAAAAGTTTATTCATTGGATTCAGATATGGTGGAATTGAAGCATAGGAAGCGGAAGGAGAAAGAGAAAGCTGAAAATCTTACCTTGGGTTCTAGCGAAGAAGCTACAGAGACTCAGAAGTCAAAGAAAGGGAGGAACTCGGAAAACCTAAATTTGGGTTCTTTAGATAGCAATGTTGAAAGTTCAGGTCTTGATGCAAAAGGCAAGAAAAGGAAGAGGGATGAAGTGGAGAAAGAGTACGAGGAAAGAAAATATGGGACGGTGGCGGTGGCGTCCGATGCAGAGGAGGAGGTTGTCGTTGGGCAGAAGAGGAAGAAGCCAGAGGACGTTGGGGTAGTTGCTTTGGTTCCAAAAGAGGGGTTTGATGATGACAGTAAACTTATGAGGACTGTTTTTGTAGGAAATTTGCCTATTAAAGCGAAGAAGAAAGTCTTGTTGAAGGAGTTCAGTAAGTTTGGAGAGATTGAGTCTGTTAGAATTCGATCTGTTCCTCTAAATGAT ACTAAGAAGCCGAGAAAAGGAGCTATAATGTTAAAGCAAATTAATGAGAATGCTGATAG CGTTCATGCGTACATTGTTTTCAAAACTGAGCAATCTGCTGAGGCATCTTTAGCCAATAACATGGCTGTG ATTGCAGAGAATCACATTCGTGTTGATAGGGCGTGCCCGCCGAGGAAAAAGTTGAAAGCAGAGAATGCTCCTCTCTATGATAACAGGAGGACTGTTTTTGTTGGTAATCTCCCATTTGACGTGAAG GATGAAGAAATTTATCAGCTTTTTTGTGGTATCAATAATCTGGGGTCTAGCATTGAAGCTGTTCGGGTTATTAGAGATCCTCAATTTGGTGTTGGCAAGGGTATTGCTTATGTCTTGTTCAAAACAAGG GAAGCGGCAAATGTGGTTGTTAAAAAGCGAACACTGAAGCTTAGGGATAGAGAGCTAAGGCTTTCTCATGCCAAATCTGATGCTACCTCATCTAAGAGAAAGAACCAATCATCTTCAGGGACAGATAGTACCCCAGCCAAGAAGTTTGCCATTGATTCAAGGACTCCCTCAACTACCGGCAACAAATCAAATACAAAAGCTTCTTTGTCGTACCAGGGCTTGCGTGCTAGTAAATCAGGTTTTGAGAAGAAAGTTAGTTCAAGGGGGACTATTAGCCctgtaaaaatgaaatttaaagctCAAAGAATGGATAAGCCAAAAGAACGCTTGACCAAAAGACCAGCTGTTGCTGCTAGAAAGGCCAAGGCAAAAGTACACAAGGATGGTAGTGTGCCCAAACAAACAGGTGTAAAACGCAAGCTGGACAGCTTCAGTCCAGCGAGTGGCTCCCATAAGACGAAGAAGGGCAAAATGTTTAGGTAG